From Pseudoalteromonas viridis, the proteins below share one genomic window:
- a CDS encoding cell division protein ZapC domain-containing protein produces MQASKEWRWIRCSHRNRLLVDLGDDLQLCTPFRLRQLTEDSLQSVDLSVEEAAFYRNVYDYLLGFKVWSEPQSCQIALNATAAKFHLLPVQAKSWFFSCYTGGQPLCDAVVTLHSRCQRGEFLIVDHNHETSLCINLTQGFMLDENIELEQFQAIKVLNDRVHPLIQVHKQSQTA; encoded by the coding sequence TTGCAAGCATCCAAAGAGTGGCGGTGGATAAGATGTAGCCACAGGAACAGACTGCTTGTTGATTTGGGTGATGACCTTCAGTTATGCACGCCGTTTCGTCTCAGACAATTAACGGAAGACTCCCTGCAAAGTGTCGACTTAAGCGTCGAAGAAGCCGCATTTTATCGCAATGTTTATGATTACTTGCTCGGCTTCAAAGTCTGGTCTGAGCCTCAGAGCTGTCAAATCGCACTTAACGCCACTGCCGCAAAATTCCATTTACTTCCTGTCCAGGCTAAAAGCTGGTTCTTTAGTTGTTACACAGGGGGGCAGCCTTTATGCGACGCCGTCGTGACCCTGCATTCAAGGTGCCAGCGCGGTGAGTTCCTGATTGTTGATCATAACCATGAAACCAGCTTGTGTATAAATCTGACACAAGGCTTTATGCTGGATGAAAACATCGAGCTTGAGCAGTTCCAGGCAATCAAGGTCCTTAACGACAGAGTACATCCTCTAATTCAGGTACATAAACAGAGCCAAACCGCCTGA
- the rlmKL gene encoding bifunctional 23S rRNA (guanine(2069)-N(7))-methyltransferase RlmK/23S rRNA (guanine(2445)-N(2))-methyltransferase RlmL translates to MQFIALTSIGIENLLLEELQSQGLEVVKQSVGSVRFTADSLAVQKFCMTTRFATRVMMLIDEHENINNKDDLYKFARFQGWQEWFGPKQTFAVEFNGTNRELKNTQFSGLVIKDAIVDYFQDLYEQRPSVDKQDANVRVIAKLNKEKIALYIDYSGPRLSDRGYRTKQGRAPIRENLAAALVQRSGWLNDTSKPLFDPCCGSGTLLIEAASMALNLPANINKDFAFKRLPGFRDAKFKELKSELKQAQLDKPLWIIGQDIDAQVLETAIGNAKRAGLEQYIRFSEGDASQLTCVAKRPGTLLSNLPYGERLGSMAELISLYRGMGERFKKHYKDWSVALLGTDEALFKTLKLSSKKRYKFKNGPLDVALYLYDMDERQVAQNEQTGALHFEQSRAFANRVKKNKQALKSWLKKEQVQAYRVYDADIPEYNVAVDVYGDSAVVFEYAAPKEIDELVANKRLQDVITLTAETLDIDPSDIAVKVRKKQKGQEQYNALSKQNRVQVIEEFGAKFKVNLFDYLDTGLFLDHRLARRYIQQNARNKRVLNLFAYTGSASVHAALGGAKAVTTVDMSKTYLKWAEENFALNELRNPRFRFEQADCLKWLEHAQGQYDLIFLDPPTFSNSKRMKDVFDVQRDHIQLLGWVKKILSPGGTLLFSNNKRGFKMDEVGLMGLGLKAENVSEQTLSPDFKRNKQIHNSWLITHG, encoded by the coding sequence TTGCAGTTTATTGCCTTAACGTCTATCGGAATTGAAAACTTACTGCTTGAAGAGCTTCAGTCTCAGGGACTGGAAGTTGTCAAACAAAGTGTTGGTTCGGTCCGCTTTACTGCGGATAGTCTGGCAGTGCAGAAATTCTGTATGACCACGCGCTTTGCAACGCGCGTCATGATGCTGATTGATGAGCACGAAAACATCAACAACAAAGATGATCTATACAAGTTCGCGCGTTTTCAGGGCTGGCAGGAGTGGTTTGGTCCTAAGCAAACATTTGCGGTTGAGTTCAATGGTACCAACCGGGAGCTGAAAAACACGCAGTTTTCCGGGTTAGTGATCAAAGACGCCATTGTTGATTATTTTCAGGATCTGTACGAGCAACGACCGTCCGTCGATAAGCAAGACGCCAATGTACGCGTGATAGCGAAACTCAATAAGGAAAAAATTGCCCTTTATATCGACTATTCTGGCCCACGCCTGTCAGACAGAGGGTATCGTACCAAGCAAGGCCGGGCGCCTATCCGCGAAAACCTTGCAGCGGCATTGGTGCAGCGCAGTGGTTGGCTGAATGATACCTCTAAACCTTTGTTTGACCCGTGTTGTGGCTCTGGTACTTTGCTGATTGAAGCGGCCAGCATGGCGCTGAACTTGCCTGCCAATATAAACAAAGACTTTGCCTTCAAGCGTTTACCTGGGTTTCGTGATGCCAAATTTAAAGAGCTAAAAAGCGAGTTAAAACAGGCACAACTGGATAAACCCTTGTGGATCATCGGCCAGGACATTGACGCTCAGGTGCTGGAAACCGCAATAGGCAACGCCAAACGCGCAGGGCTCGAGCAATACATCCGTTTTAGTGAGGGAGATGCCAGCCAGCTGACTTGTGTTGCCAAACGCCCAGGTACATTGCTTAGCAACCTGCCTTATGGTGAGCGTTTAGGCTCTATGGCAGAGCTAATTAGTCTGTACCGGGGTATGGGTGAGCGATTCAAGAAACACTATAAAGACTGGTCTGTGGCCTTACTTGGCACAGACGAGGCACTATTTAAAACCCTCAAACTGTCGTCGAAAAAGCGTTATAAATTTAAAAACGGTCCGCTCGATGTCGCTTTGTATCTTTACGATATGGATGAGCGCCAGGTGGCGCAAAACGAACAGACCGGCGCGTTGCATTTTGAACAGTCACGGGCGTTTGCCAACCGGGTTAAAAAGAACAAGCAAGCTTTGAAAAGCTGGCTCAAAAAAGAGCAGGTCCAGGCGTATCGTGTGTATGATGCCGATATTCCAGAGTATAATGTGGCAGTGGATGTCTACGGCGATAGTGCCGTGGTATTTGAATACGCCGCACCAAAAGAAATCGACGAGTTAGTCGCCAACAAACGCCTTCAGGATGTTATCACGCTGACCGCGGAAACGCTGGATATTGACCCTTCTGATATTGCGGTCAAGGTGCGTAAAAAGCAAAAAGGTCAGGAACAATACAATGCACTCAGCAAGCAAAACCGGGTGCAAGTGATTGAAGAGTTTGGCGCTAAGTTCAAAGTTAACTTGTTCGATTACCTGGACACCGGATTGTTTTTAGATCACCGACTGGCCAGGCGCTATATTCAGCAAAATGCCAGGAACAAGCGTGTCCTGAACTTGTTTGCCTATACCGGCAGTGCGTCTGTCCATGCCGCGCTCGGTGGCGCAAAAGCAGTCACTACCGTCGATATGTCTAAAACTTACCTGAAGTGGGCAGAAGAGAACTTCGCGTTAAACGAGTTGCGCAACCCACGATTCAGATTTGAGCAGGCTGACTGTCTTAAGTGGCTTGAGCACGCGCAGGGTCAATATGACTTGATCTTCCTTGACCCACCAACGTTTTCCAATTCAAAACGTATGAAAGACGTGTTTGATGTGCAGCGCGATCATATCCAGCTACTGGGATGGGTGAAAAAAATCCTCAGCCCGGGTGGTACCTTGTTGTTTTCCAATAACAAGCGCGGCTTTAAAATGGATGAAGTTGGTCTCATGGGACTTGGGCTCAAGGCTGAAAACGTGTCAGAGCAAACTTTGTCACCGGATTTCAAGCGTAACAAGCAAATTCACAACAGTTGGTTGATCACCCATGGCTAA
- a CDS encoding glutaredoxin family protein gives MAKLTLFYTDGCHLCEQAHELVLRCVDSDAVMHQDIVDDPQLMADYQTSIPVLKSTDSARTLFWPFTEQDIKELLK, from the coding sequence ATGGCTAAGCTTACCCTGTTTTATACTGACGGCTGTCACCTTTGCGAGCAGGCTCACGAATTGGTGCTACGTTGTGTCGACAGCGACGCTGTAATGCATCAGGATATTGTGGACGACCCTCAGCTGATGGCTGACTATCAGACGTCCATTCCCGTACTTAAGTCAACAGACAGTGCCAGGACTTTGTTCTGGCCCTTCACAGAACAAGATATAAAAGAGTTGTTAAAGTAA